The nucleotide sequence GACAAAATGGGACAAatcaattttataaaataaattaagattaaATAACAGTTTCAACGACAAATTAATTAATAGgcgaaaataaaaagataattattttgtttattattttttgacaGCTCAGCAGTTCTCTgtaaattaagaaattgaataacATTTTTCTCTTTATATACAGCAGCTCCTGCTTGCCCAAAGGCTCTCATCTTGTTCCTCTTTGGCCTATGtcctcactctctttctctctctctagtccaaatctctctctctctctctaaaaccccTTTGCCTTCTCTCTCAGATCAAACCTCCTAGCATTTGAGTTTCCCCAAGAACCCTAACAATGCCTGCTGTTGGTATCCCGGCCGGTGGAAACGGCAAGGCCTACGTCGGAAATCTCACTCCTTACGTTCTTGTCACCTGTATCGTTGCCGCCATGGGTGGTCTGATTTTTGGCTACGATATCGGCATTTCCGGTACTTAAAATTTACCAGATCACAGTTTTAATTCCACTGTCAGAaagtttctaaatttttttttatgatatttATGTCATTTTCGTTCATGATCAGGTGGGGTAACGTCCATGGACTCGTTCCTGAAGAAGTTCTTTCCGTCGGTGTACCACAAGAAGGAGAAGGACAAGACGACGAACCAGTACTGTCAGTATGATAGTCAAACGTTGACCATGTTCACATCGTCGCTGTACTTGGCTGCTCTCATATCCTCGATTGTGGCCGCCACCGTGACGCgtaagtttggccggaaactgtcCATGTTGTTCGGCGGTCTTCTGTTCTGCGCCGGTGCTATCATCAACGGCGCTGCCAAAGCTGTCTGGATGTTGATTGTCGGCCGTATGTTGCTCGGTTTCGGCATCGGATTCTCCAATCAGGTAGACTACTGCTACACAGTTTTGATTATGATCTATCTGTTTAGACTGGgtgtgcggaaatcattttcCGGGTCGagaaattttggtaatttacaTTATGTTTGATTGTTGTCCAATCAATGCAAGTTGTCCGTACAGAACAAGAAATGTACTGTtcgaaaaacaaacaaaaacaaaagcctaATGAGATTCTATTTGTTGGAGCGAAATTTCCTGCAGGAAGAAATACCTTCATAGATTTATTAACCACAATCCTCACGttcgtcgaattcctcgtaaaAGGCGTTCCCGAACAATTTTTCTCCATAGCTTATCTGAGcggggtacttgcaagagatatTCCAACACTTAAGTCAGTCGattgattttctttttgtttcgaATAGTGATTTTCgcaatttctttttgtttttttaaccaaaaGAAAACGGGAGCATGGAAATCATTAGGCTTTGTTTAGGCCTCGAAACCCAACATTTTCTTCAGATCTGATTTGAAAATACTTGGAACATGACAAAATTGGGTTTTTAGTACAAAACAGTTTCTGATTCAAATATTGGAATTAAAATTTCAAGCCTTTATGGATTTTTTCTGTTCCTCTGCTTTTGGCATAATACACTGTTTGGCTGCTGAGAAAATGTAGGAGAGAaagtttgcttttttttttttattccgtTTTCTCAGAAACCAAACAATGGGTGTGGCATGTGTGCGAAATTTAATTGGAAAAACTGAAACTTTGTCTTCAGCAACTACTTTTCACAAAGTTCCAGTCCATGTTCTGGTAGTCCGGTTTGTGACTTCACTTTTGCACCCTTTTTGGGCCTGCGTTTATTCCTAAATTTAATACAAATTGTCACTTTTCTTTGCTTCCTAATATAAAAAGAATTCACAAAAATGCTAAAACCCATGTGTGGCCCTGGACCATGACCGTTTTGttcactttaatcaaattgtttgCAAAGTTAACTGTCATTATCCAAATGCAAATCTCGTTGACGGGAGTTAGGTCAGTTGGCCGGgtcaaccagtttgcctataTGCGCTCTGAGTTCGAATCACCCTCTGTAAATTAGACTAATTAATTTTGATGTTTGTTTTGTGATTACAGTCAGTGCCACTCTACCTGTCTGAGATGGCGCCCTACAGATTCAGGGGAGCTCTCAACATTGGCTTCCAGTTATCAATCACGGTTGGTATCCTTGTGGCCAATGTGCTGAACTACTTCTTTGCCAAGATAAAGGGTGGCTGGGGATGGAGGTTGAGCTTGGGCGGCGCGATGGTCCCCGCCCTTATCATCACAATCGGCTCACTTGTCCTGCCGGACACTCCCAACTCCATGATTGAGCGCGGTCAACACGACGAAGCCAAGGCCAAGCTCCAACGCATTCGCGGCGTTGATGATGTTAGTGAGGAGTTCAGTGACCTGGTAGCAGCTAGTGAAGCAGCGAACAAAATCGAGGACCCGTGGAGAAACTTGTTGAGGAAGAAGTACAGACCTCACCTCTGCATGGCAATCCTCATTCCCTTCTTTCAGCAGCTCACTGGCATCAATGTGATCATGTTCTACGCGCCGGTTTTGTTCAACACAATCGGGTTTGGAGCTGATGCCTCGCTCATGTCGGCTGTGATCACCGGCAGTGTTAATGTAATTGCAACTATGGTCTCAATCTATGGTGTTGACAAGTGGGGAAGAAGGTTCCTTTTCCTTGAGGGTGGAGCTCAAATGTTGATTTGCCAGGTACTATTTTTATTACTTCCGCTATGGAACGAACTACCGTTTTTTATTAAACAGCGGATTGTCAATATGTCATTGGCAATGCATCGATATCATGATCACTAACAAAACGTATTTTGACATGTTATCGACACATTTGAAAGATACATATCAGTCCCCTCGATAACAAATGGACGTCATGCATAGAGAATTTCTGTTGATTTAATCAATGTTGTTTCTTAAATTGCAGGCAGTTGTGACAGCTTGTATTGCAGCAAAGTTTGGAGTGGATGGGAACCCTGGAGAATTGCCAAAGTGGTATGCAATTGTGGTGGTGTTGTTCATCTGCACATATGTTGCTGGATTCGCGTGGTCGTGGGGTCCCCTCGGATGGCTAGTCCCCAGTGAAATCTTCCCGTTGGAAATCCGATCAGCCGCACAGAGCGTCAACGTTTCAGTCAACATGATCTTCACCTTCATCGTGGCTCAAATCTTCTTGACAATGCTCTGCCACTTGAAGTTCGGgctcttccttttctttgcaTTCTTTGTGTTTGTGATGTCAATCTTCGTCTACTACTTCTTGCCGGAGACAAAGGGGATTCCGATCGAAGAGATGGGACAAGTATGGAGGACACATTGGTACTGGAAGAGATTCGTCAGTGAGGAAGATGGAGGAGGTTATGAGATGGGCAAGGCAGCGCAACCTGTCAAAAATGTGTAATTTAAGATATGGGCAAATATGCCTCATTTAATTTCAAGTTTTAGAGGGGTGTAtttaattgagaatttgagagattttaatagatttataTATCTATGGAATTTAagagagtttaattgatttgtagagttTCCATGAAAAAATTGAGGAGAGATGAGATTTGTGAATGCCTAAATTGTATtacgaaatctctcaaattcctcaactttttaaaattctttaaaataaattcCTAACTGAATACatctggaatgttataaacttcctTGAAATCCTAATTGAACACACCTCGATTTTTAAGGATTTTAGTAAATTATCTTAAAATCTTGATTAAATACATGTCGAATTTCAAAGAATTActtaaaattctgattgaatATCCTTAAactcattaaaagaattaaaatctcttaaactcttaattgaatacatcaTTCTTATTTTTGGTAGCAGTGAATATTATTGTTCCCACCGGCAAGGTTAATATAAAATTATTGTGCATTTAtgtccaattttatttttgctataAATTCCTTTTATTCAGTCATTTAAAGTTTTAAAGAACGAAAAAtaagatttgaatgtaatttttttctttcaaaatataaGGTCACTTGAGACGCAGAAGAGCACACGACTATAACCTATAACCTACGTCCCAACAGTTTTGCTTTTTCAGTTTTCGGATTGGTGGTTGGGACCATCTTgagtgagatttttttttaataacttttTGATATATTGGTCTGAATTTAAGCGTAAGTCACGCAACGAGCTAATCATAGGATTGAACCCGGAGTTTTCTCCATTTAATATAGTAGTTGCATATAGTTCTCAGTACTATAAATGAATGAAAACGGGACATGAGAGTTTTTCTCGTGTTTtggaaaatgattttgtaaGTAATTGcttgtataaatttttttaatgacctAAGTAACATTTCTGAAAGCAAGCCTTAGCACAACATAAATGTTGCTCATTTGTGACTAAAAGGTCATAGGTTAGAAACAACCTCTTTGAAAAGTAAGAGTACGACTACATACGAAAATAGACGATCTCCCCTTGATCCCCACAAACACGAAACCCTGTTGGCTTGAGCTCACCCTAACAATCATTTGTGTGGAAAATAAGAAGGGAGTTAATGGGATGGAAGGGGAGCTGAATTCAACAACCAAATGAAGTTGCCATCACTCTCATAACTTTATTTCAAGTGGGGGGTGGGGATGGGAATCAAATGCCAGACACATGGTTTTGGTTGTtaccatttttctttctttctgcagTGTAATGATGGGATTGCAAGAAACTTTTGGTATTTTCATTCGAAGGTGGATTGTATGCCTttcatttccatactcttctcatctctttttattttgtgtggtcacggttaagccacgtcaacattttatattcctattactttttgttttattatttttataaaaaaatcaatataaaatgttaacgtagcttaaccgtgaccacacaaatatgagagaatgagaagagtatggaaatgagagggcagacaatccacctcctttTCACCAAGCTTGAACGTGAATCCAAACAGATAAATCTTGTACGAATTACATGTCACATGCCAAAATCTTGTAGCAACAAAAGGAGAGGTGTGTAGGAGGTGTTTGTCAAATTTGTCACGGCCTTGCGATGAATCACAAGAAGAATCTCATGACTCGGATTTTTAAATGGATATGTTTTTGGATAGAATTGGATAGAAACTTGGGTATCATATGCTAACTATATATTCttgtttcaaaagcacttttgtagaagaagaaatTCTCAGGGGCTTTTTGCTTTTGGAGAGGGAGGGtttgtttggaagtgtttttaaaataactgaaaacatttttttatgaaaaaaattttaaaaccaattttcagtaaAAATACAAGTGTTTCTCCAAAAAGCAGTTTTTAGGatccaaattttaatttcactaaaaatacttttaatatttttaaatgcacttccaaacgagccgTAAAGTCTGAGCTTTTCCCATTAAGATTTGCATCCAGGCTAAGCATCACCCTTGGTAGGCTAATGCATTTCCATTAAGATTTGTAAGGAATGTGATTATTTAATTTACTTATAGGAGGATGGGTTGGAAAATGAATCATTATAACTTTTTCTACCAAAATTATCCTTGCAAGTTTTTAATGACTAAAAGTAAAGTTTAACTTGTACAGGGGTATTTAGgtaattaaactaattaatatTTCAATGGGAATTGTAATTGgcatttcaaaaatctcattttgtactccaaactttttataattagaaagaaaaatacatttgtgaggagtgtagaatgagatttttggaatattAATAGCATCCCCATTCCAATTTCCGACCGTTAGTAAACATTTTATTTGAATTCAACTGGTTAACATGTGACATATCCCACCTTTTGTTTGAGAGGTGCGACATATAGATAACGCATGTGAGTTTTACCTTATTAAAGAAATAGTACAAATATGATACAAAAAATATGGTAAAGGATAATATTTtcggagttttaacgaaaagcctgcggtactgttcactttaacgaaaagccacatttttacactaaaaagtcaaaccttgtactattcattttaccctttattttgtccttaccgttaaaactcaaagttttcaagctattttcatttgttttcctTAATATTTTTGCATAACAAAATAGTTAAAAAGCATATATATCGAAATGGTACAAAATAATCGAACTTTGTGATACGATTTTTCCTGTCCAAGTCCAAAGTTGTTAGCTTTGTGCCCAACAATTTAAGTACATGACTTTGTGAAGGGACTCTTCAGCCTGGGCCTGCGTTCTTGTACCACATCCAGTTTCATTACCTCCACTCGCCGGATTACTATTGCACGATAACAAGAACTTTCGACTGATCTGCTCGTGCTTGCTCTTGACGTTACGGCTTAGTGGCATTTCTATTTCACAACAGCCTCCCAAGGTGCATGCGATCACGTCTAACCGATAACTCATGATGTATTTGCTCATTCAACGAACTCGATTTTTTATCCTTCTTTTTTTGTCTGTTGGAACTGGGTATGTACTGGGTGGTTACTGAAGAAGTGAGATTATATAGAGGGAGCTTGGCACACTGTATTAGAAGGAATGGGGCTTCGTTGGCACACTGTATTAGAAGGAATGGGGCTTCGTGGTTTTGGATAACccttaaaactaaaaaccattGGTAGGAAGCCGTGGTTTCTATTGTTACCATTGGCCCATGATGTCTTGTTTTCAGCATATCGTTATTCACACATTCATTTTTACATCTGACacatcttgttaattttttatcattaatcttcttcaattcatttgtcaGTAAAAATAGGCATGTTTAACGCTATCCTGTTATTATTATGAATTTGGTGGTCGCCGAAGCTTCTTGGCCATAAACGTGTAGTGTGGCCAACGTATAGTTCTACCatatacatcttgtgtttggtCAGTCAGTGTTACGACAAGTAATCTCAGCTACTTATACTGTGGttagacctgtaaacggatCCGATTTGGGTCTGGTTCAATCCAACTTGTTAAGTTAACGGATCATCTGAACCTGActcgttaagctaacgggtcacctgaacccaacccgttaagctaacaggTCATCCGTTtaacccgttaacaattattattattattattattattattattattattattattattattattttgcataaagtttattttttgttgttaaaacTTTACTGAAATTAATAAAACATCATCAACTAAcaggtctaacgggttgacccaaaatgACACTTTATTGAACGGGTTGTTAACTggttcacccgttagcgacCCGACTCGTTAAACATCCatccaaatactaatattaacggaTCGGATCCAAAATGCCGAGTCTAACGTTAAACATCCATCCAAATACTCATATTAACGAGTCGGGTCCAAAATGTCAGATCTAATTGCGGTCTAGTAATATTTAATGCTCACATAAAACATTTTGTGAAAATCAAAGGGTTCCATTTTTCACAAGAAATGTAAGAGACTCCACTTCaaattgtaatttttatttcCCGCTAATTATTCCTTAATGCTCACGTAAAACATATTGCGAAAATCAATGCCGAAAACATTTCGCGAAAATTACAAAGAGACCACTTCAagatgttttcttttttacatcAATGTATATAACATCGGACTGTCCTCGTCCtcgtccttttttttcttcttttcattttcaatacAACGTTCTTCACATGAccgaaagataaaaataaacgaTGGTTACAAATGATACACCGAAGTAGACTGTTGATTCGCACTCGCATCAGAAAAAGCCGCACGAAACAAATGCTCATGCAGAGTCCACGCCTTCACCTTGCTGCCGAGCAAGATATCTTTCCCTCCTCTCCTTCTAAACAAGACACAAAGGGCGGAAATGAATGAAGCGCATAAGAAGGTATTCGCTGCACAAGCAATTTTCGTGTGACAAAAGAACAATGCACTCACCCATTCATCTATGACAAGTCCTTCTCCGATAATCTTTGGACCAGCATCTTCCGCAGGTTGCTTGCTCGCCTCAAGCGCAGCATCAGCATCAGCTAACTGACGCTTCAGTTTTTCCATAGCCTTTGAGGAAACAAAAAAGTATTAATCTCTTAACATAAATGTGAAGCGAAAGCAATGCAGGTCCGTGATATACATTCACAAACAGAAATATTGACCTCAAGTTAATTTCATGTCAACCACACTTACAGGAGTAGAACGCTCTGGATCTAGAAAGACAACCCGTAGTATCTGCTCTACGGCCACTTGCTCCTTTTGCTCATCAAACTGTTACCAAGAAATTTACCAGTGAACACATTTATATGACCAGCTACAAAATTAGAAATTTATAACTTGAGATAGCATTTAAAGGTTGCATGCTATTTACGTACCAGCTCAGGCACATACTCCATTGGTCCCTTCACCTTCAAGCTCATGATTTTAAACTTAACTCTGCTCTTTTGATCCACTAGTTTTTCATTGTTCTCGGGTACCTCAACAAACTTGAATACTACCGTAACaaaccaaaataacaaaaaaaacttgttAAAAGGCCAAAACAAGTTAAAGCTTGAGAAGAAACTATCCACATAAAAACGATGGAACTTCTAATTTTATAAGAGACAATTCCATTAACGAAGAACAGAAGACCGTACAAAGGGGCAATACCATTTCCAACACTACAAAATAAAGGGAAATGAACTGAATTGCAGAAAGTTATACAGAAACCATTACCAGTCGCTATAAGACTCTCGCCAGGACTAAGAATGGCTCCTGGAGGACGCATGAAACAACTTTTCGGTGCAGTTGTTTGGAACTGAAGCAAGAAAACTCGTTAGAAAAAATCAATCAAGATAAGAAACTCTAACAACGTCAACCACATTATTCTTCACCAAACATTCTCAAATTACAAAAATTCCGAGAAACCACAGAACAGAAGTAAAACCGCAAACATGAGACGGTACCTTGAATGCTACAAAGGATTTGCTGGTGTTTTTAATTCTAATGGCACTCCTAACCTGCTTCCCGGGTTCACCTTCAAGAAACAGAGTCCATACACATAAATAAGCAAATAAATCATCAAGCAACAAACCCAACACCGAAATAAATCAGCTAACCAATTTGATTTCCCTCTATAGCCACTAACTCATTCGAAAAATCGCGACAGCATCACGAAAATCATCGATTGCATCCATAAAAACAATATTAATCACCGGATTACCGACGTGATTAGCATAATAACACGAATTGCAACTTGCAAATGCATTTTTACAGTTTCCTTGATCCTAAAACCAGCAACAAAATCTAAAATTCAAAAGCAATTCTATAAATCCACAACAATTAATCACAATCTACACACAGCTATTTCAGGTAAACGCAATTAAATCATAAAATACCAAATATGGaataaaactaattaaattaaattaataaaattgataATTGGACAGAGACGTACAAGGAAAATAGAGTTTATTGTGGGGATCGAGCTTGAGCCTACGGCGAGTCGGAAGCAGCGACCTGGCGACGGACGACACCGAATTCGCGGCGTTTTGATTCGATCCGTCGCCGTGAGCGTTACTATGCTGGTGGGGAGCGTTGTGCGACGACGAGGACGACGTCGTAACGGCGGCGTTCCCGGACGTCCGAAACGGCCGCTTGAAGAAACCCCAGACTTTTCCGTCGGACGAAGACGACGACGACTTTTGGTCAGGGATGGCCATCTCTCAGAGCATTAGACAGAGGCGAAACGGCGTCGTATGTCTGTAGGTCTCGGCGCAGCAAATCGGAACTGACGGAGAGGATTCAATTGGATTTGACCGATTCAGTTCACGTCCGACCTTGTTGTGCTTACCTTTGTGGCGTCcttcctccccctcctccttctGTAGCTTTTCTACTTCAACGCCATTAAAACGACGTCGCACACAGCATAGAATGCTTTTTAGCTTTCTGTTAAAGTGAACCAATGGGTTGACGTGAATGGTTGTTGAGTTGACTTTGTTTAAACCAGGTGCCGAGTGGAGATAAACCTAAAATGTGAATTCGGATtctcgccggatcctctttgtgaggattttgaaAATTCGTGAATCGTGTTCGTACATCGTATggtcataaataaaaaatattcggAGATTCTTGAATCGTGTACAATGAACGAACATGATTTACAGAACTCCAGCATCCTCACCAAAAAAATTcgaagaggatcctgttggctaAAATGTCGTGTAATTACGGTTGTTGAttacaaattaataaaacattaTTAGATATGAAGAATCATGAGACACGTTGTTGATTTGAGATACCGTCATTGTAATGATTTTAGGGGAGAAGATTTGACTGCTTCATTCTTGTGATCACTATCACACCCATGTTATATTGTCTTTTGAGTTATCATACGAAGAACATGGTCGAACTGCCCCATTGAAAACCTCATCTTGTGACTTGAGTTTCTTAGTGGAGTTGTTGTATTCATCAAATTCTTAGTTGTTTTACAAAATTCTTGAATGCATAGTTAAATCCAATATAGGTTGTGAGCACGAAAAAAATTATCGTGATACGATCATTTTCACCACGTCATATCAGAAGCATAATTTGCATAACAAGGTATACCATTACGTTGCTCCATACCAATAATACAAGAACATTTATTTGTATTACCAGTGTTATATAAGTTATTTTTCTAAATCATAGcagttttctctattttttttccaagaAGACGTAATaatattttggactttgaatatatgattaatttttctattttttttagtatttttatttacttttgcaGTCAATCAAGGCCTAATTGGAGGCGTCGTGTTCAATTAATAGCATAGAATGCAATGCATAAGTAGTAACATTCCACCCACtaaagcccaaaacaaataataatataagaCTCAAAGGTCATACATTCCATACCAAATACGCGTTGAACAATCCatttttcaaattaaatttgacggttaaatattaaaaatgatTTGTAGGGTTAAAAAGAAATGTCTAGATAACACAACTCCTTAAAAAatataactaaaacaaaaa is from Malus sylvestris chromosome 5, drMalSylv7.2, whole genome shotgun sequence and encodes:
- the LOC126623505 gene encoding sugar carrier protein C, with the protein product MPAVGIPAGGNGKAYVGNLTPYVLVTCIVAAMGGLIFGYDIGISGGVTSMDSFLKKFFPSVYHKKEKDKTTNQYCQYDSQTLTMFTSSLYLAALISSIVAATVTRKFGRKLSMLFGGLLFCAGAIINGAAKAVWMLIVGRMLLGFGIGFSNQSVPLYLSEMAPYRFRGALNIGFQLSITVGILVANVLNYFFAKIKGGWGWRLSLGGAMVPALIITIGSLVLPDTPNSMIERGQHDEAKAKLQRIRGVDDVSEEFSDLVAASEAANKIEDPWRNLLRKKYRPHLCMAILIPFFQQLTGINVIMFYAPVLFNTIGFGADASLMSAVITGSVNVIATMVSIYGVDKWGRRFLFLEGGAQMLICQAVVTACIAAKFGVDGNPGELPKWYAIVVVLFICTYVAGFAWSWGPLGWLVPSEIFPLEIRSAAQSVNVSVNMIFTFIVAQIFLTMLCHLKFGLFLFFAFFVFVMSIFVYYFLPETKGIPIEEMGQVWRTHWYWKRFVSEEDGGGYEMGKAAQPVKNV
- the LOC126623510 gene encoding vesicle-associated protein 4-2-like → MAIPDQKSSSSSSDGKVWGFFKRPFRTSGNAAVTTSSSSSHNAPHQHSNAHGDGSNQNAANSVSSVARSLLPTRRRLKLDPHNKLYFPCEPGKQVRSAIRIKNTSKSFVAFKFQTTAPKSCFMRPPGAILSPGESLIATVFKFVEVPENNEKLVDQKSRVKFKIMSLKVKGPMEYVPELFDEQKEQVAVEQILRVVFLDPERSTPAMEKLKRQLADADAALEASKQPAEDAGPKIIGEGLVIDEWKERRERYLARQQGEGVDSA